Proteins encoded by one window of Arachis ipaensis cultivar K30076 chromosome B04, Araip1.1, whole genome shotgun sequence:
- the LOC107639513 gene encoding isochorismate synthase 2, chloroplastic isoform X5 — protein MGTLTILLKHSSTYKSLTKCTNIFLLFPLSKKQHSIYTLHFHQRPLCHGCYLSMNGCRKGHSREPVGTIETQTLEPVATTSMALYSLKMAISKMKSEPQFRSSSGIVRLQVSIEEEEVEAIDWLHSQNHLLLPRCFFSGREHNSFDSNGRSLVSVAGVGSAVFFCQPHPFSYWDWVSIRRFLSESCPLIRAYGAIRFDAKAKLSVEWLPFGSFYFMIPQVEFNELEGGSMLTTTIAWDNTISWSWEDAINALQDTLSKVSASIVRFPKQAPPTLILSSHDIPSKIDWDIAVNRALEMIKKNNSLLTKVVLARSTRVVPTTNIDPLTWLACLTVESENAYQFLLQPPDAPAFIGNTPEQLFHRKWLHITSEALAGTRARGVSMALDRQIELDLLTSPKDDIEFTIVRDTIRRKLEGVCEKVVIKPKKMIRKLPRIQHLFAQLAGRLRSEEDEFEVLSSLHPSPAVCGFPTEEAQLLIAKTEVFDRGMYAGPVGWFGGGESEFAVGIRIMVY, from the exons ATGGGAACACTGACAATTTTATTGAAACACT CTTCTACTTACAAGTCTCTCACAAAATGCACAAACATCTTCCTCTTATTTCCTCTCTCCAAGAAGCAACACTCTATTTACACTCTTCATTTTCACCAA AGACCATTGTGCCATGGATGCTATCTTTCAATGAATGGCTGCAGAAAAGGACATTCAAGAGAGCCTGTTGGGACAATAGAGACACAAACGTTGGAACcggttgcaacaacttcaatggCTTTGTACAGCCTGAAAATGGCAATTTCTAAGATGAAATCAGAGCCTCAATTTCGGAGCTCTTCAGGCATAGTGAGGCTGCAGGTCTCCATTGAGGAGGAAGAGGTCGAGGCCATTGATTGGCTCCACTCACAGAACCACCTGCTCCTTCCTCGCTGCTTCTTCTCCGGCAGGGAACACAATTCTTTTGATTCTAATGGCAGAAGCTTGGTTAGCGTTGCTGGTGTTGGCTCTGCCGTTTTCTTTTGCCAGCCACACCCGTTTTCCTATTGGGATTGGGTATCCATTAGGAG GTTTCTTTCCGAGAGCTGCCCATTGATTCGTGCATACGGAGCCATCCGATTCGACGCAAAAGCTAAGTTGTCAGTAGAGTGGCTGCCTTTTGGTTCTTTCTACTTCATGATTCCTCAG GTTGAGTTTAATGAGCTTGAAGGAGGATCGATGCTCACTACGACCATTGCGTGGGACAATACAATTTCTTGGTCATGGGAAGATGCAATCAATGCTCTCCAAGACACCCTTAGCAAG GTTTCTGCTTCGATTGTGAGGTTCCCAAAACAAGCTCCTCCAACATTAATATTAAGTAGCCATGATATTCCAAGTAAAATAGATTGGGATATTGCTGTTAACAGAGCTTTGGAGATGATAAAGAAAAACAACTCCTTACTAACCAAG GTTGTGCTAGCTCGTAGCACAAGAGTAGTGCCTACTACTAACATTGATCCGCTTACGTGGTTAGCTTGCTTAACG GTTGAGAGCGAAAATGCATACCAGTTTCTCCTTCAGCCGCCAGATGCACCTGCATTTATTGGAAATACA CCAGAGCAACTATTTCACAGAAAATGGCTCCACATTACTAGTGAGGCTTTGGCTGGAACTCGAGCTAGAGGAGTGTCGATGGCATTGGATCGTCAAATAGAACTCGACTTGCTTACAAG TCCAAAGGATGATATTGAGTTCACCATAGTAAGAGATACCATAAGAAGAAAATTAGAG GGAGTGTGTGAAAAAGTTGTAATCAAGCCAAAGAAAATGATAAGAAAGCTCCCTAGGATCCAACATTTATTTGCTCAATTAGCCGGCAGGTTAAGAAGTGAAGAAGACGAG ttTGAAGTTTTGTCATCTCTTCACCCAAGTCCAGCAGTTTGTGGGTTTCCAACAGAAGAGGCACAACTTTTAATTGCAAAAACAG AAGTATTTGATAGAGGGATGTATGCCGGACCTGTTGGTTGGTTCGGCGGTGGAGAGAGCGAGTTTGCTGTTGGCATCAG GATCATGGTGTATTGA
- the LOC107639513 gene encoding isochorismate synthase 2, chloroplastic isoform X8, with translation MGTLTILLKHSSTYKSLTKCTNIFLLFPLSKKQHSIYTLHFHQRPLCHGCYLSMNGCRKGHSREPVGTIETQTLEPVATTSMALYSLKMAISKMKSEPQFRSSSGIVRLQVSIEEEEVEAIDWLHSQNHLLLPRCFFSGREHNSFDSNGRSLVSVAGVGSAVFFCQPHPFSYWDWVSIRRFLSESCPLIRAYGAIRFDAKAKLSVEWLPFGSFYFMIPQVEFNELEGGSMLTTTIAWDNTISWSWEDAINALQDTLSKVSASIVRFPKQAPPTLILSSHDIPSKIDWDIAVNRALEMIKKNNSLLTKVVLARSTRVVPTTNIDPLTWLACLTVESENAYQFLLQPPDAPAFIGNTPEQLFHRKWLHITSEALAGTRARGVSMALDRQIELDLLTSPKDDIEFTIVRDTIRRKLEGVCEKVVIKPKKMIRKLPRIQHLFAQLAGRLRSEEDEQFVGFQQKRHNF, from the exons ATGGGAACACTGACAATTTTATTGAAACACT CTTCTACTTACAAGTCTCTCACAAAATGCACAAACATCTTCCTCTTATTTCCTCTCTCCAAGAAGCAACACTCTATTTACACTCTTCATTTTCACCAA AGACCATTGTGCCATGGATGCTATCTTTCAATGAATGGCTGCAGAAAAGGACATTCAAGAGAGCCTGTTGGGACAATAGAGACACAAACGTTGGAACcggttgcaacaacttcaatggCTTTGTACAGCCTGAAAATGGCAATTTCTAAGATGAAATCAGAGCCTCAATTTCGGAGCTCTTCAGGCATAGTGAGGCTGCAGGTCTCCATTGAGGAGGAAGAGGTCGAGGCCATTGATTGGCTCCACTCACAGAACCACCTGCTCCTTCCTCGCTGCTTCTTCTCCGGCAGGGAACACAATTCTTTTGATTCTAATGGCAGAAGCTTGGTTAGCGTTGCTGGTGTTGGCTCTGCCGTTTTCTTTTGCCAGCCACACCCGTTTTCCTATTGGGATTGGGTATCCATTAGGAG GTTTCTTTCCGAGAGCTGCCCATTGATTCGTGCATACGGAGCCATCCGATTCGACGCAAAAGCTAAGTTGTCAGTAGAGTGGCTGCCTTTTGGTTCTTTCTACTTCATGATTCCTCAG GTTGAGTTTAATGAGCTTGAAGGAGGATCGATGCTCACTACGACCATTGCGTGGGACAATACAATTTCTTGGTCATGGGAAGATGCAATCAATGCTCTCCAAGACACCCTTAGCAAG GTTTCTGCTTCGATTGTGAGGTTCCCAAAACAAGCTCCTCCAACATTAATATTAAGTAGCCATGATATTCCAAGTAAAATAGATTGGGATATTGCTGTTAACAGAGCTTTGGAGATGATAAAGAAAAACAACTCCTTACTAACCAAG GTTGTGCTAGCTCGTAGCACAAGAGTAGTGCCTACTACTAACATTGATCCGCTTACGTGGTTAGCTTGCTTAACG GTTGAGAGCGAAAATGCATACCAGTTTCTCCTTCAGCCGCCAGATGCACCTGCATTTATTGGAAATACA CCAGAGCAACTATTTCACAGAAAATGGCTCCACATTACTAGTGAGGCTTTGGCTGGAACTCGAGCTAGAGGAGTGTCGATGGCATTGGATCGTCAAATAGAACTCGACTTGCTTACAAG TCCAAAGGATGATATTGAGTTCACCATAGTAAGAGATACCATAAGAAGAAAATTAGAG GGAGTGTGTGAAAAAGTTGTAATCAAGCCAAAGAAAATGATAAGAAAGCTCCCTAGGATCCAACATTTATTTGCTCAATTAGCCGGCAGGTTAAGAAGTGAAGAAGACGAG CAGTTTGTGGGTTTCCAACAGAAGAGGCACAACTTTTAA